TCGAGTGCACCGTCGAGAAGGTCGCGGTCAACGCGGTGATGGCCGGCTGCCTGCCCGAGCACCTGCCGGTGGTCCTGGCGGCCCTGGAGGCGGCGTGCGCGGAGGAGTTCGCGCTGCACGGCCTGCTGGCCACCACCTACTTCGCCGGGCCGGTGGTCGTCGTCAACGGGCCGGTCGCCGCGCGGATCGGGATGAACAGCGGGGTCAACGCCCTCGGGCAGGGCAACCGCGCCAACGCCACGATCGGCCGGGCCCTGCAGCTGGTCGTGCGCAACGTCGGCGGCGGCCGTCCCGGCGAGGTCGACCGGGCGACGCTGGGCAACCCGGGCAAGTACACCTTCTGCTTCGCCGAGCGCGAGCACGACAGCCCGTTCCCGCCCCTGGCCGCGGAGCGCGGGGTGCCCGGTGACGCGGTGACCGTGTTCGGCGGGTGCGGGGTGCAGCCGGTGGTCGACCAGCTCAGCCGGGATCCGGGGTCGCTGGCCCGGTCGTTCGCCGCCTGCCTGCGCGTCAACGGCCACCCCAAGCTGCCGATGGCCTTCGACGCGATGCTGGTCGTCTCCCCGGAGCACGGCCGGGTCCTCCGGGAGTCCGGCTGGGACCGCGCCCGCCTGCTGGCCGAGCTCGACGGACTGCTCACCCTGCCGGGCGCCGAGGTGGCGCGCGGGGCCGGCGGCATGGCCGAGGGGGTGCCGGCGGCGCCGGCGGGCGCCGGCCTGCCGAAGTTCCGGCCGGGCGGGCTGCTGGTCGTCTCCGCCGGCGGCGACGCCGGCCTGTTCAGTGCCGTCGTCGGTGGTTGGGTGGGCGGCGCGACGGGCAGCGTCCCGGTGACACGGGAGGTGCGCGCATGAGGACGGTCCTCGACCCCACCGGCGAGCGGCAGGCGCCGGCCCGGGCACCGCTGCCACGCCCGTCCTCGCTGGGGGACCGCACCGTGGGGCTGCTCGACATCGGCAAGGCCCGCGGCGACGTCGTCCTGGACCGGCTGGAGGAGCTGCTCCGCGCGGACGGCGTGACGGTGCGCCGCTACCGCAAACCGACGTTCGCGCGGGTCGCCCCGGTCGACCTGCGGCACGAGATCACCGAGCAGTGCGAGGTGGTCATCGAGGCACTGGCCGACTAGGGCTCGTGCACGTCGTGCAGTGTGCACGACATCGCCGACCTCGAGCGTCGCGGCGTGGTGGGGGTCTTCCTCGCCAGCGAGGCGTTCGCCGACGCCGCCCGGCTGCAGGGCGCGGCCCTGGGCTTCCCGGCGCCGTTCGTGCTGGTCCCGCACCCCGTGCAGGACCGCACGGACGCCGAGCTGCGACGGGTCGCCGAGGACGCCTACCCGGCGGTGGTGGCCGCGGTGACCGCCGCCGCCCCGGCGTGACGGGTCTCAGCGCAGGCTGACCTCCGCGACGACCTGGCCGTGGTCGGAGACGACGCGACCGCGCCTCTCGTCACCGAGCTGGCTGTCGAAGAGGTGGTCGTTGAAGTACCGCAGGGTGCTCACCTCGCCGATGCGGTCCGGGTTGCGGTCGTGGAACTCCTGGCTGACGAGGACGTGGTCGAGGGTCTCGTAGTGCCCGTTGAAGACGTGCGTGTAGCTGATGTCGCGCCCGACCCGCCGGGCGTTCATCTCGTACGTCGAGTAGAGGAGCCGGTCCCAGTAGGCCCTCCGGTCGGCGGCGGCCCTCGGCCAGGACCGCGAGGGCGCGTCGCCCATGACGATGTCCGTGGAGACCGCGCGGGCGGCGTCGTTGAGGTCGCCGAGCACGAACGCCGGCCGGGCGTTCCCGACGACCTCGTCGAGGACGAGGAAGCGCAGGGCCGCCGCCTCGGCGGCGCGGCGGACGAGCGCCCGCGCCTTGCCCAGGGCCTCCTCGCGGGGGTCGTGCTCCGGCGCCTGCGGGTCCCGGATGGGCCGCTTGGACTTCAGGTGGGCGACGAACACGGTCGCCGGCGTGTCCAGCGCCGGGTCGAGGACCACGCGGGCACGCAGGACCGGGCGGCTGAACGTCCCGACGGGGAGACCGACGCCGTCGACGACCGCGTCCAGCCCGTCGGGGAAGTCCACGACGGTCGAGACCGGCTCGGCGAGGGGCAGCCGGGTGGCCAGGCCCAGCCGGGGGCCGCTGACCCCGTCGGCGCCCGGAGCCACCACCGTGGCGCCGTCGAAGCGGCCCGACCGGCCGCAGACGTCGCGCAGCGCCTCCTCGTGGAAGACCTCCTGGAAGCCGACCAGGTCCGCGGCCATGCGGCGCAGCTGCCCGGCGGTCCAGGCGGCCTTCTCCTCGTACTCGGCCACGGAGTACGGGGCCTCGTCGGGGTAGTAGCGCTCGCCGGGCCGGGCGAGGTTGAGCACGTTGAAGGTGCCGATCCGGACGTTCATGCCCAGACCTCCGGGGGTCCGCTGCGGGGGAGGGGTGACCTCGGCGCGAGGGTCCGGGTCGCCCGTCACGGCGTCGTCACGGGTCCGTCACGCCCGGGCCGGGGGCGGCTCGACGACGTCCGCCCGGGCAGCGACCGGAGCGAGGCGTCGAGGGACCCCCACCACACGGCCGTGACGGCCCGGATCCCGGCCGGCGACAACCCGACCGGCGTCGCGGTGACCCCGGACGGGCGCCGGGCGTCCGTCCCCTCCTTCGAGCCGCCGGTGCCCGGTCGCGGCGGTCGGCCGGTGGGCCGGTCGGTGACGCGGTCGTGACGCCGGCGTGACGTCGTCCCCGCGATCCTCCCCGGGCGGTCCGGGGACGGCCCCGGACCGTCCCCACCGAGCGGGTGCGCGCACCCCGGTCGGCGGGTCCGTCCCCGCCAGTCGCAGGAGGCTCCTCCATGTCCGTCCCCAGCAGCCACGTGCGGTGCTCGTTCGTGCCCCCCGCCGTGATCGAGCACCTCGCGCGGTCGAGCAGCGTGGACACCCCTGACCCGGGCGCGGCGCAGCGCACCGCCGTGCTGACCCAGCAGCTGCGCGACCTGCGCCAGAGCGCCTCCCCGGACCTCCCGTCGGCGCGGACCACGGTCGTCTCGCCGCGGCCGACCAAGGGCGACCGCGCGGTCTACGACGACGAGAACACCGCGAACTTCGACGTGCAGCTGGTGCGGGGCGAGGGGGACCCGGCCGTCGAGGCCCGCAACGTCAACCAGGCGTACGACTACGCGGGGGCGGCGCGGGACTACTTCCGCACCGAGCACGGCCGCGACTCCATCGACCACAACGGGATGACCGTCACCGTCAACGTGAACTTCGACGTGGACTTCCTCAACGCCTTCTGGGACGGCGTGCGGCTGGTCCTGGGCAACGGTGACGGGGAGGTCTTCGTCGACTTCGCCGCCTCGCCCGACGTCATGGGGCACGAGCTGTCCCACGGAGTCGTGCAGTTCACGGCCAACCTGCAGTACAAGGGGCAGTCCGGCGCGCTGAACGAGTCCTTCTCCGACGTGTTCGGCAGTCTCATCGAGCAGCGGGTCCGCGGTGAGGACTTCGACTCGGCGAACTGGCTGATCGGCGACGAGATCATGGCCGAGGGGCTCTACGGCGAGGCCCTGCGCTCGATGGCGCACCCCGGCAGCGCCTACGACAACGCGCTGCTCGGCAAGGACCCGCAGCCGGACCACATGAGCGGGTACTACGACGGGCCCAAGGACAACTACGGCGTCCACATCAACAGCGGCATCGTCAACCGCGCCTTCTACCTCACCGCGTCGGAGCTGGGCACCGACAGCGCCGGCCGGATCTGGTACGCCGGCCTGCAGAACCTGTGGCCGACCGCCACCTTCGCCGACGCGGCCCAGGTCCTCAGCGCGCAGGCGCGCATCCTCGCGCGGGACCGCAAGGTCGACCGGCAGGCGGCGCAGGCGGTCCGCGGCGCCTTCCGCACCGTCGGCATCCTGTAGGCGCAGGCGGCTACGTCCGCTGCAGCACGAAGCGGATCAGCGGGCGCAGCTGCTCCGGCACGTCGGGGTCGCGGGCGTGCAGGTGGACCGACCTCCCGCCGATGGAGACCACGACGTCGTACTCGAAGGCGTCGGGCACCGACCGGGCCGGGGCAGGCGCGCGCCCGAGGGCCTCGAGGTCGAGTCCGCCGACCAGGTCCCGGAGCCGGCCGGCCTCCTCGGCCGGCAGCGACCCGGTGTCCGCGGACCGGTGCGTGACCAGCCCGCCGAGACCGCCGGTGCGCTCGACGTCGACCTGCACCCGTTCCTCCACGGCCGGACCGCCCTCCTCGACGCGCCGTCCCCGGCGGCTGGGTACCCGGGGACGCCGGTGCCGCACCGCCGGACCCCGGCCGGAGACCGGGGCGGCGCGGGCGGGGACGCGGCGACCCGGTTTGCCGGCCGGCCACGCCGGGAACCCGAGCGGGGTCGCGTCGGCGAACCCCCGGAGTGCCCGTGTCGGTCGTCCCGTCCTCCGCCGTGGGGCAGCACACCCGCACGCTGGACGTCCGTTCGTCGTGCTGGTCGTGTGGCGCGGCGGTCGTCCGGCGCGTGCAGCGTCGCCACCGGCACCACCGGCACCTGGCGTGGTCCTGCCCCGACTGCGAGACCTCCTGGTCGGGGCCCGCCGAGCGACCCTGACGCCGCACCGGGCCCCGGGCCGTGCGGGGGCCGGCGGTCCGGTCACCAGCGCAGGGGCTCGACCCGCCGGGAGTGTGCGGTGCGGCAGGCCCGGCAGTTGCCCCACGCGACGAGGGCCAGCGGTGTGGTGGGGGCGCCGCACTCCGGGCAGTCGACCGGCTCGGCCGACCGGGTGCGGGCCTCGGTGATCTCGCGGGACCGTTCCTCGTGGATGGTCTCGTCGCCCCGGCAGGGGCACCCGAGATGGGCTTCGGCGCAGCGTCCACGGTGTGTGGTGATGGGGCCTCCTCGGTCCGACACCGACGCTACCGTCCCCCGGCCCCGCCGACGCCCAGGTCAGGCGAGTATCTGCCCCCCGGCGGCCGCGGCGGCCGAGCCGGAGGACGCCTGCCGGGCTCCGCGGGCCGTCCGCAGCGCGGCGGTGCCCCGCCCGCCGCGGGTTGACGTCGTGGTGACGCCCCGTCCGCACCATGGCGGCGACCGCACGGGCCGCGACGGGCCCGCGGCCGGTGCCGGTGGGGGCGGGGGAGCGGCGCGGTGCTCACCGTCTGCTCGGTGTCCGGCGTCGTGCCGATGCCGCGGATGGCGACGTACGCGGCCTCGAAGGCCGCGCTGCTGTCGTTCACCGAGGCCCTGCACGCCGAGTGCCGCCCGCACGGGGTCGCGGTCACCGCGCTGTGCCCGGGGACCGTCCCGACCGAGTTCATGGACCTCGCCGGCCTCGGCGCGGCGATCGACCAGGTGCCCGCGTGGGCACTGGACGACGCGCGCCGCGTCGCGGAGCGCGGGCTGGACGCGCTGGCGCGCAATCGGCGCGTCGTCGTCCCGTCGGCCCCCTACCGGGCCTCTGCGCTCCCGCTGCGGCTGCTGCCGCACGGGGTGCTCTTCGGCCTGCTGCGGCGCGGCTCGCCGTTCCCGGACCGCTGGCAGGAGGCACCCGGCGCCGCCCGCGAGCCGGCACCGCTGTCGCCGACGACCTGAGCAGGGCTGTGCGGGGGAGCGCGCCCTGGGTTCCCTCCCGACGCCGGTGGGGCGGCGCGGTCAGGCCAGGATGCGGCGCCCGTTGGCGTCAGCGGCCTCCGCGGCGAGCAGGATCCGGCGGGCCGGGCGGTAGCGCCCCTCCCGGAGGGAGCGGGCCTTCTCCGGGTCCGTCCGGGCCAGTTCGGTACTGGCGGCGAGGTCGTGCCTGTTCTCGGCCAGCTCCACGAGGCGGCCGAGCGGGTGGGCGGCGGCGCGGCGGATCGAGCCGGAGATGTAGAGCTCGCCGGGGCGCCGGGTGACCGCGTCGATCGCCTCGACGACGACCTCCGGGACGCCGAGGGCGCGCAGCCGGTCCAGGTCGTGACGGCGGGCCGGGTCCGGGTGGTCCCTGGTGTCCTCGACGATGTCGTGCAGGACGCCCGCCATCTCCGCGTGCGCGCCGTAGGGGCGCAAGGCCTCGGCGATCGGCCGCAGGTGCGCGAGGTAGTAGTCGCGTCCCTGCGCGTCCACCTGACCCTCGTGCGCCTGCAGCGCGAGCAGGTGCGCGTCGGGAACGGTGAAACCCACGGACCCGAGGCTAGGCGCCCCGCCCGGGTCCCGGTGGGGCCACACCGGTCGGCTCGAGCGGGAGGTGGTCGCGGTCACTGCCGCGGGCGTCGCCCGATCTTCGACCCGAGCCAGGTGAGCGGGTCGTACCGGCGGTCCACCACCCGCTCCTTGAGCGGGATGATGCCGTTGTCGGTGAGGTGGATGCCCTCGGGGCAGACCTCGGTGCAGCACTTGGTGATGTTGCAGTAGCCGAGCCCGAACTCGTCCTGCGCCGCGCCCCGCCGGTCGCGGACGTCGAGGGGGTGCATGTCCAGCTCGGCCAGCCGGATCAGGAAACGGGGTCCGGCGAAGACCGCCTTGTTCTCCTCGTGGTCGCGGATGACGTGGCAGGTGTCCTGGCAGAGGTAGCACTCGATGCACTTGCGGAACTCCTGCGACCGCTCGACGTCGACCTGCTGCACCCGGTGGTTGCCGTCCTCGTCGCGCGGTCGCGGCGTGAAGGCCGGGATCTGCGCGGCCTTCGTGTAGTTGAACGACACGTCGGTCACCAGGTCGCGGATGACGGGGAACGTCCGCATCGGCGTGACCGTCACCGTCTCGTCCTCGCCGAACGTGCTCATCCGCGTCATGCACATCAGCCGCGGCCGCCCGTTGACCTCCGCGCTGCAGGACCCGCACTTGCCGGCCTTGCAGTTCCACCGGACGGCGAGGTCCCCGACCTGGGTGGCCTGCAGCCGGTGGATGACGTCGAGCACCACCTCGCCCTCGTTGACCGCCACGGTGAAGGTCTGCAGGTCGCCGCCGCCGGCGTCCCCGCGCCAGACCCGGAACGTCGCGTCGTATGTCACGCCGGGACCTCCTCGAAGATCTCGGCGAGCTCGTGGGGCATCTGCGGGAGGGGTTGCCGGGTCAGCGCCACGGAGCCGTCGGGGGCGCGTGAGCACACGAGGTTCGTCCTGGCCCACTCGGCGTCGGTGGCCGGGAAGTCGTCGCGGGTGTGCCCACCCCGGCTCTCCTCGCGCTCGAGGGCGGCCTTCGCGATGCACTCGCTGACCAGCAGCATGTGCGGCAGGTCCAGCGCCAGGTGCCAGCCGGGGTTGTACTGCCGGTGGCCCTCGACCGACAGGTCCGCCACCCGCTGCCTGAGCGCGGCGATCCGCTCCAGGGCCTGCTGCACCTCCGGCGCGGTGCGGATGATGCC
This region of Geodermatophilus bullaregiensis genomic DNA includes:
- a CDS encoding thioredoxin family protein; protein product: MQLPDGLVAVVKRECPTCVLVEPVLRRLGAAVWCQDDAGWFDHDDTGLEVSYRLDVETVPTLLRVEDGVETARVVGWSREQWEALTGVAGLGPGLPEHRPGCGSLSVDPSRVDALEARYGSTGLASRRVELADLEDEHEALFDRGWTDGLPVVPPTPERVLRMLRGTTRDPGEVVAVVPPDLVECTVEKVAVNAVMAGCLPEHLPVVLAALEAACAEEFALHGLLATTYFAGPVVVVNGPVAARIGMNSGVNALGQGNRANATIGRALQLVVRNVGGGRPGEVDRATLGNPGKYTFCFAEREHDSPFPPLAAERGVPGDAVTVFGGCGVQPVVDQLSRDPGSLARSFAACLRVNGHPKLPMAFDAMLVVSPEHGRVLRESGWDRARLLAELDGLLTLPGAEVARGAGGMAEGVPAAPAGAGLPKFRPGGLLVVSAGGDAGLFSAVVGGWVGGATGSVPVTREVRA
- a CDS encoding endonuclease/exonuclease/phosphatase family protein: MNVRIGTFNVLNLARPGERYYPDEAPYSVAEYEEKAAWTAGQLRRMAADLVGFQEVFHEEALRDVCGRSGRFDGATVVAPGADGVSGPRLGLATRLPLAEPVSTVVDFPDGLDAVVDGVGLPVGTFSRPVLRARVVLDPALDTPATVFVAHLKSKRPIRDPQAPEHDPREEALGKARALVRRAAEAAALRFLVLDEVVGNARPAFVLGDLNDAARAVSTDIVMGDAPSRSWPRAAADRRAYWDRLLYSTYEMNARRVGRDISYTHVFNGHYETLDHVLVSQEFHDRNPDRIGEVSTLRYFNDHLFDSQLGDERRGRVVSDHGQVVAEVSLR
- a CDS encoding M4 family metallopeptidase is translated as MSVPSSHVRCSFVPPAVIEHLARSSSVDTPDPGAAQRTAVLTQQLRDLRQSASPDLPSARTTVVSPRPTKGDRAVYDDENTANFDVQLVRGEGDPAVEARNVNQAYDYAGAARDYFRTEHGRDSIDHNGMTVTVNVNFDVDFLNAFWDGVRLVLGNGDGEVFVDFAASPDVMGHELSHGVVQFTANLQYKGQSGALNESFSDVFGSLIEQRVRGEDFDSANWLIGDEIMAEGLYGEALRSMAHPGSAYDNALLGKDPQPDHMSGYYDGPKDNYGVHINSGIVNRAFYLTASELGTDSAGRIWYAGLQNLWPTATFADAAQVLSAQARILARDRKVDRQAAQAVRGAFRTVGIL
- a CDS encoding protealysin inhibitor emfourin, translated to MEERVQVDVERTGGLGGLVTHRSADTGSLPAEEAGRLRDLVGGLDLEALGRAPAPARSVPDAFEYDVVVSIGGRSVHLHARDPDVPEQLRPLIRFVLQRT
- a CDS encoding phosphohydrolase gives rise to the protein MGFTVPDAHLLALQAHEGQVDAQGRDYYLAHLRPIAEALRPYGAHAEMAGVLHDIVEDTRDHPDPARRHDLDRLRALGVPEVVVEAIDAVTRRPGELYISGSIRRAAAHPLGRLVELAENRHDLAASTELARTDPEKARSLREGRYRPARRILLAAEAADANGRRILA
- a CDS encoding succinate dehydrogenase/fumarate reductase iron-sulfur subunit; this translates as MTYDATFRVWRGDAGGGDLQTFTVAVNEGEVVLDVIHRLQATQVGDLAVRWNCKAGKCGSCSAEVNGRPRLMCMTRMSTFGEDETVTVTPMRTFPVIRDLVTDVSFNYTKAAQIPAFTPRPRDEDGNHRVQQVDVERSQEFRKCIECYLCQDTCHVIRDHEENKAVFAGPRFLIRLAELDMHPLDVRDRRGAAQDEFGLGYCNITKCCTEVCPEGIHLTDNGIIPLKERVVDRRYDPLTWLGSKIGRRPRQ